A region of the Arenibacter antarcticus genome:
AACATACAATTTTAAATTTTAAGGAAATGCGCAAATTATTATTTTTCATTTTATTATTCGCCATAATAGGATGCCAAGATGTTATTGATGTGGAGCTTCCAACGGAAGACCCTAGATTAGTGATAGATGCCGTAATCAGGATAAATGATATATTCCAACCTAAAACATTGGTCAGCGTCAAGGCAAGGCTCAGTAGTTCTTTTTTCGATTCCGTTCAACCTGCCCAATTACAGGGAATTAGTATTAGCAATACAGATAATAACACATCTATTAATTTGGAAGAAACAGAACCGGGTTCTGGAGTGTACCAAACGGAATGGGAAACGGAACAGCTCATTGAGGGAAACTTAGAACTCACCCTTCAACATTTGGATCAAACCTACCGTGCAAATACAAAATTTGTCCCAGGAGTGCCTATCGATTCATTAAAGCAAGGAACAAGCACTCTTTTCAGAGAGGATGAAACCGAAGTTCTGGTAAGTTTTACCGATAACGGTACTAGGAATGATTTTTATCTGTTCGATTTTGCATTTGGGGAGTATTTAGTAACAGAGGATGAATTTTATCAAGGCCAACGATTTGAATTTTCTTTTTTTTATGATAAAGATTTAAAGAATCAAAAAGAAGTTAAGATAAGTCTGCTAGGGGTCGATAAAATATTTTTTAATTATATGAACCAATTGATACAACTAAGTGGTCCTGTAACAGGTCCCTTTAGCACTCCAGCGATTACTGTTAGAGGGAATATTATAAACATCACCAGCCCTGTTAATTTGAATAATGCGAAAGTAAATAATGATAATTTTGCATTGGGTTATTTCGCCGTGTGCCAAACCTTTTCAAGCACAATTACAATTAATAAGTAGGTAGAGTATAATTAGCAATCCTATTGAAATAAAAATTAAACATAACAATTATGAGAACCGATAAAGAACTTTTAGTGAAAGGTGTGAAGTTTATAGCCTACACCATAGCCCTTATGTTCACTGCTCCGATAGTTATTTATCAGGCTTTTAAAAACGAAGGACATCCAATGTATTGGCCTGTCCTAATAATAGGATTAATTTTGGCGATAGGAGCCATTAGCCTAGGTTTCTATGCCATTAAGACCATTATGGATGCCTTGTTCAATAAAAAGGATACGACCGAATAAAAAAACACCTAATCCAGTTATAGTTGCCTCCTTAGCGGTAAAAGTATTATTTTCGTAATTAAAATATTTGGGATGATGACATTATTTGTGGATATGGATGAAGTCTTTGCGGACACTTATAATGCGCATATAGAACTTTACAATGCAAAATTTAACGCAGATCTTGATATAAATGCATGTTTAGGTCGGGAAGTATGGCAGTCCGTTCCAGAAGACCACCAACTTGGTGTGAAAAACCATGCAAGAACGGAAGGTTTTTTTAGAGCACTGAAGCCAATTGAGGATAGCCAAAAAATTATAAAGGAATTATCAGAAAAATATGATCTCTATGTAGCATCAGCTGCTATGGAATTTCCCAATTCCTTGAGAGAAAAAAGCGATTGGTTAGATGAACACTTTCCTTTTATCCATTGGAAAAATAGAATCCTCTGCGGCCACAAACATATCCTTAAGGGTGATATTCTTATTGACGACCGTAGTTATAATTTGGAATCCTTTAATGGAAGAAAAATTTTGTTCAGTTCCCCACACAACATTCATACTACAGGTTATGAACGCGTAGACAATTGGATGGAAGTAGCAGGCTTATTGTTATAGCATTTCATAAAATGCACTCCTACAAAAGTCGTGATTCCCCCTTCCAGCAGTAGTTAATTGGAATATATTACTTTTGAACACCTCACATTTTTTTTATGGTTGCGTAACCTAGATTTCATGTTCAAAAACTAGCCTCAGAAGCCGTCCAAGAAGAACGTATCCGATTAAGATGGGAAGTTATAGAAGTGGAAAACAAAGCCATTGAGGAAGCTCGGAAAACAGAAAAAACATATAGACCAGAACTTCTCACTAACGGAGATACCCATAGACAGTTGCTGGCCAGAAGTCGATATCTGTTATTTAAATCAAAGACCAAATGGACTGTGGGACAAATAGAAAGAGCGGAAGTATTATTTCAACTATACCCAAGTATTGAAAAAGCTTATAAGTTGGCCCAAGCATTATGCTTTATCTATGAAAACAATACGAACAAGGATGTAGCAAGACTAAAATTGGCACATTGGTATAACGAAGTAGAAAACTCAAACTTTAAGTCGTTCAATACCATATCAAAGTCTATACAAATGCATTACCAACCAATTTTGAACTATTTTAATAACAGGAGCACCAATGCTTCTGCGGAATCTTTTAATGCAAAAATTAAAGAGTTCAGGGCAATGTTCAGAGGGGTAAGAGATGTTAGGTTTTTCTTGTTTAGACTAACTAAATTATATGCCTAATTTATGGCACTCCCCAAAAATATTGCTTGATCCGTTACGGGTCAAACGTAAAACTTGGGGAGAATCTTTATCTTTGACAACAAAGAGATTAGATCTTGGATATAGAATTAGTGCGGTATTTGTTGCCAGAAGGCGTATTGGATTACTTTGAAATTGTAGGCCATAAATCATCAGAAGGTAAGATTCATTTTTACTTAGAAGAAAAGAACGTGCTCCCCAAAGAGCACCAATCAGAAATAGCCCAGTCCAAAGGCTTCCTGCCAGAGGTAACAGTTGAGGACTTCCCCTTAAGAGGTAAATCGGTACTGCTCCATATAAAGCGTAGGCGCTGGACTCTTATGGATACGGGAAAGATCATAAAAAGAGATTGGAATTTAATAGCTAAAGGCACTCGGATAACCAGCGAGTTTGCCTCTTTTTTAAAAGGTATCGCTTGACACCCATGCCGTAAGCGCTAAACGGTTTGGCGACTATTATAAAATTAATGGCAAAACCCTACAGTATCACTACAAAAACCATCTTAGCGACTTCAAGGATTGGCCACAAAAGAAACATTCACAAGATTGGTTGCTCTTTGGAAAAAATTTAGGTTACTATTTAAGTTTGGATGAAACCTCTTTGTCCAACGGTGAACTCTATACGATTTTAACCAATAAAGGAGCTAACGGAAAGAAAGGTTGTATAGTGGCCATTATCAAGGGAACTAAAGCGGATGACGTCATCAATGTACTTGATAAAATCCCTGTGGAAAGACGAAATATGGTCAAAGAAGTTACTGTCGATATGGCCGGAAATATGAATTTGATCGCTAAAAAATGTTTTCCTAAAACAGAAATCGTGACCGATAGATTTCATGTCCAAAAACTAGCCTCAGAAGCCGTCCAGGAAGAACGTATCCGATTAAGATGGGAAGTTATAGAAGTGGAAAACAAAGCCATTGAGGAAGCTCGGAAAACAGAAAAAACATATAGACCAGAACTTCTCACTAACGGAGATACCCATAGACAGTTGCTGGCCAGAAGTCGATATCTGTTATTTAAATCAAAGACCAAATGGACTGTGGGACAAATAGAAAGAGCGGAAGTATTATTTCAACTATACCCAAGTATTGAAAAAGCTTATAAGTTGGCCCAAGCATTATGCTTTATCTATGAAAACAATACGAACAAGGATGTAGCAAGACTAAAATTGGCACATTGGTATAACGAAGTAGAAAACTCAAACTTTAAGTCGTTCAATACCATAGCAAGGTCTATACAAATGCATTACAAACCGATTTTGAACTATTTTAATAATAGGAGTACCAATGCTTCTGCGGAATCTTTTAATGCAAAAATTAAAGAGTTCAGGGCAATGTTCAGAGGGGTAAGAGATGTTAGGTTTTTCTTGTTTAGACTAACTAAATTATATGCCTAATTTATGGCACTCCCCAAAAATATTGCTTGATCCTAGATTTCATGTCCAAAAACTAGCCTCAGAAGCCGTCCAGGAAGAACGTATCCGATTAAGATGGGAAGTTATAGAAGTGGAAAACAAAGCCATTGAGGAAGCTCGGAAAACAGAAAAAACATATAGACCAGAACTTCTCACTAACGGAGATACCCATAGACAGTTGCTGGCCAGAAGTCGATATCTGTTATTTAAATCAAAGACCAAATGGACTGTGGGACAAATAGAAAGAGCGGAAGTATTATTTCAACTATACCCAAGTATTGAAAAAGCTTATAAGTTGGCCCAAGCATTATGCTTTATCTATGAAAACAATACGAACAAGGATGTAGCAAGACTAAAATTGGCACATTGGTATAACGAAGTAGAAAACTCAAACTTTAAGTCGTTCAATACCATAGCAAGGTCTATACAAATGCATTACAAACCGATTTTGAACTATTTTAATAATAGGAGTACCAATGCTTCTGCGGAATCTTTTAATGCAAAAATTAAAGAGTTCAGGGCAATGTTCAGAGGGGTAAGAGATGTTAGGTTTTTCTTGTTTAGACTAACTAAATTATATGCCTAATTTATGGCACTCCCCAAAAATATTGCTTGATCCGAGATCAGGGCAATGTTCAGAGGGGTAAGAGATGTTAGGTTTTTCTTGTTTAGACTAACTAAATTATATGCCTAATTTATGGCACTCCCCAAAAATATTGCTTGATCCCTGATCACGCCAAGGGCGTGCCATTATAAGAATTATAAAACAAAAAAAGTCCCTCCATGAAATCATGAAGGGACTCTTAAAAAAAGGCAGCGGCCTACTCTCCCACTTAGTGTAGCAGTACCATCGGCGCAGACGGGCTTAACTTCCCTGTTCGGAATGGTAAGGGGTGGGCCCCGTCGCCATGGCCACCTTAAATCGTTGGTTAGCACAACCCGCTATTACGGGAGGTGTTCACCGCGCCACTAGGGCGCAATATCGTTGACATATTAAAGGGACAGGATGACACTGGAAACGGCAAATATAAGGTAAGGTACTTGTTCTTGAAAAAAAAAGGTTTGTTGCGCCCCGCAGTTTCCCACGGGGCGACGTTTGCGCAAGCCAACGGGCAATTAGTACCACTCGGCTACGTACATTGCTGCACTTCTACCTATGGCCTATCAACGTGGTCATCTCCCACGGCCCTTTAAAGAAATCTCATCTTGTGGCGGGTTTCGCGCTTATATGCTTTCAGCGCTTATCCCATCCCGACATAGCTACCCAGCGATGCTCCTGGCGGAACAACTGGTGCACCAGCGGTCAGTCCGACCCGGTCCTCTCGTACTAGGGTCAGGTCCACTCAAATTTCTAACGCCCACAGTAGATAGAGACCGAACTGTCTCACGACGTTCTGAACCCAGCTCGCGTGCCACTTTAATGGGCGAACAGCCCAACCCTTGGGACCTTCTCCAGCCCCAGGATGTGACGAGCCGACATCGAGGTGCCAAACCCCCCCGTCGATATGAGCTCTTGGGGGAGATCAGCCTGTTATCCCCGGCGTACCTTTTATCCTTTGAGCGATGGCCCTTCCATGCGGAACCACCGGATCACTATGCTCTACTTTCGTACCTGATCGACCTGTATGTCTCTCAGTCAAGCGCCCTTGTGCCATTGCACTCTGCACACGATTGCCAACCGTATTGAGGGCACCTTTAGAAGCCTCCGTTACTCTTTTGGAGGCGACCACCCCAGTCAAACTACCCACCACGCATTGTCCTCCCATAAGGGAGTTAGGCCCCGGACAAACAAAGGCTGGTATTTCAACAATGACTCCACCACGCCTAGCGGCGCAGCTTCAAAGTCTCCCAGCTATCCTACACATTGGTTGCCCAAGGTCAATACGAAGCTATAGTAAAGGTGCACGGGGTCTTTTCGTCCCACTGCGGGTAACCGGCATCTTCACCGATACTACAATTTCACCGAGCTCATGGCCGAGACAGTGTCCAGATCGTTGCACCATTCGTGCAGGTCGGAACTTACCCGACAAGGAATTTCGCTACCTTAGGACCGTTATAGTTACGGCCGCCGTTTACTGGGGCTTCAATTCAATGCTTCTCCCCGAAGGAATGACATCTCCTCTTAACCTTCCAGCACCGGGCAGGTGTCAGGCCCTATACTTCATCTTTCGATTTTGCAGAGCCCTGTGTTTTTGATAAACAGTCGCCTGGACTCTTTCACTGCGGCCCCCCCGGAGGGGGGCGACGCTTCTCCCGAAGTTACGCGTCTATTTTGCCTAGTTCCTTAGCCATGAATCTCTCGAGCGCCTTAGAATACTCATCCCAACCACCTGTGTCGGTTTGCGGTACGGGCTGCTTCACTTGGTTTTCTCGGAGGATGTTAAGCTGGATTATCACCTTGGCCGAAGCCTCGGTGTACTATCGGGGCGTTACCGCTCCCTTCAACGTACTATTCCGTCAGTACGCACCAACGCCACATCCCCGTCACTTTTAATGTGAGCAGGTACAGAAATATTAATCTGTTGTCCATCCACTACCCCCTTCGGGTTCGCGTTAGGTCCCGACTGACCCCCAGCTGATTAGCATAGCTGGGGAAACCTTGGTCTTTCGGCGTGCGGGTTTCTCGCCCGCATTATCGTTACTTATGCCTACATTTTCGTTTCCAGGCGTTCCACGGAGCCTTACAGATCCGCTTCAACACCCCTGGAATGCTCCCCTACCCCTCCAAATTAATGGAAGTCACAGCTTCGGTGATATACTTATGCCCGATTATTATCCATGCGGAACCGCTCGACCAGTGAGCTGTTACGCACTCTTTAAATGAATGGCTGCTTCCAAGCCAACATCCTGGCTGTCAATGCAGTTCCACCGCGTTATATCAACTTAGTATATACTTGGGGACCTTAGCTGGTGATCTGGGTTCTTTCCCTCTCGGACATGGACCTTAGCACCCATGCCCTCACTGCACACAAACATTTTATAGCATTCGGAGTTTGTCAGGAATTGGTAGGCGGTGAAGCCCCCGCATCCAATCAGTAGCTCTACCTCTATAAAACTATGTATACGCTGCACCTAAATGCATTTCGGGGAGTACGAGCTATTTCCGAGTTTGATTGGCCTTTCACCCCTACCCACAGGTCATCCCAAGACTTTTCAACGTCAACGGGTTCGGTCCTCCACAGTGTGTTACCACTGCTTCAACCTGCCCATGGGTAGATCACACGGTTTCGCGTCTACTACTACTGACTATGGCGCCCTATTCAGACTCGCTTTCGCTACGGATCCGCACCTGAAGTGCTTAACCTTGCCAGTAAAAGTAACTCGTAGGCTCATTATGCAAAAGGCACGCCGTCACCCCACGAAGGGGCTCCGACCGCTTGTAGGCGTATGGTTTCAGGATCTTTTTCACTCCCTTGTTCAGGGTTCTTTTCACCTTTCCCTCACGGTACTGGTTCACTATCGGTCTCTCAGGAGTATTTAGTCTTGGCGGATGGTCCCGCCGGATTCACACAGGGTTTCACGTGCCCCGCGCTACTCAGGATACCGCTATCAATTATGCTCTTTGCTCTTACGGGACTATCACCCTCTATGGTTCCTCTTTCCAAAGGATTCTGATTCATTACACATTAAATGTCGCGGTCCTACAACCCCGATATTGCCGGAACAACATCGGTTTGGACTAATCCGCTTTCGCTCGCCACTACTTACGGAATCACTTTTGTTTTCTTCTCCTCCGGCTACTTAGATGTTTCAGTTCACCGGGTTTGCCCTCCTTGCGGAGTACCATATCTTCAATATGGTGGGTTGCCCCATTCGGATACCTGCGGATCATATCGTGTGTGCCGATCCCCGCAGCTTTTCGCAGCTTATCGCGTCCTTCATCGCCTCTGAGAGCCTAGGCATTCCCCATACGCCCTTATCTAGCTTGTCGCCAGACCTTTTATATTATACGCCCCCCTTGGCGGCTGCCTTAGGGGACACTCTTGTACTTGTACTTTACTTTACTTTTGTGTTTCTTTTTCAGTGTACGCAAAGACCTGAATCTGTTGCGCACCCTGTCCCAATATGTCAATGAACTTTCCAACAGTTCGCCCATGGTCTAAAAAAAAAGACCAAGAACTTGCCGTTCTCTGCCATAGGTTTGCACCTTTGGCGTTTTGGTGGAGAATATCGGAGTCGAACCGATGACCTCCTGCGTGCAAGGCAGGCGCTCTAGCCAGCTGAGCTAATCCCCCGTGTTCTATAAGTCGGCAGATGCCACTTTACAGTCGTCAGGTTTCCCAACTTCTAGAATTTCCTAATTCAATACTTTCAATCAATGAACGTGTGTCCCGAAGAACAAAATTGTAATTTGTAGTCTCAGGCAGACTTACTGCTTACAGCAGCATGAACTTCTTGTCCGCACCTCGCCTACGTTGTAATTTGTAGTCTCAGGCAGACTTACTGCTTACAGCAGCATGAACTTCTTGTCCGCACCTCGCCTACGTTGTAATTTGTAGTCTCAGGCAGACTCGAACTGCCGACCTCTACATTATCAGTGTAGCGCTCTAACCAGCTGAGCTATGAGACTCACTATATTAGTATATGTAAAAACAGAAAACCGAATAAACGGGCGCTTGCGCCCTACTCCCAATGGCAAATACTCTAGAAAGGAGGTGTTCCAGCCGCACCTTCCGGTACGGCTACCTTGTTACGACTTAGCCCTAGTTACCGATCTTGCCCTAGGCCGCTCCTTACGGTGACGGACTTCAGGCACTCCCAGCTTCCATGGCTTGACGGGCGGTGTGTACAAGGCCCGGGAACGTATTCACCGGATCATGGCTGATATCCGATTACTAGCGATTCCAGCTTCACGGGGTCGAGTTGCAGACCCCGATCCGAACTGTGACCGGTTTTATAGATTCGCTCTGCCTTGCGGCATGGCTGCTCTCTGTACCGGCCATTGTAGCACGTGTGTGGCCCAGGACGTAAGGGCCGTGATGATTTGACGTCATCCCCACCTTCCTCGCGGTTTGCACCGGCAGTCCCGTTAGAGTCCCCATCATTACATGCTGGCAACTAACGGCAGGGGTTGCGCTCGTTATAGGACTTAACCTGACACCTCACGGCACGAGCTGACGACAACCATGCAGCACCTTGTGATCTGCCCGAAGGAAACTCTATCTCTAAAGCTGTCAGACCACATTTAAGCCCTGGTAAGGTTCCTCGCGTATCATCGAATTAAACCACATGCTCCACCGCTTGTGCGGGCCCCCGTCAATTCCTTTGAGTTTCATCCTTGCGGACGTACTCCCCAGGTGGGATACTTATCACTTTCGCTTGGCCACCCAGCATTGCTGCCGGACAGCTAGTATCCATCGTTTACGGCGTGGACTACCAGGGTATCTAATCCTGTTCGCTCCCCACGCTTTCGTCCATCAGCGTCAGTATATAGTTAGTAACCTGCCTTCGCAATCGGTATTCTATGTGATATCTATGCATTTCACCGCTACACCACATATTCTAGTTACTTCACTATAACTCAAGACCACCAGTATCAAGGGCAATTCTACAGTTGAGCTGCAGACTTTCACCCCTGACTTAATGGCCCGCCTACGGACCCTTTAAACCCAATGATTCCGGATAACGCTTGGATCCTCCGTATTACCGCGGCTGCTGGCACGGAGTTAGCCGATCCTTATTCTTACGGTACCGTCAGAGGGGCACTCGTGCCCCTTGTTCTTCCCGTACAAAAGCAGTTTACAATCCATAGGACCGTCTTCCTGCACGCGGCATGGCTGGATCAGGCTCTCGCCCATTGTCCAATATTCCTCACTGCTGCCTCCCGTAGGAGTCTGGTCCGTGTCTCAGTACCAGTGTGGGGGATCCCCCTCTCAGGGCCCCTACCCATCGCAGTCTTGGTAGGCCGTTACCCTACCAACTAACTAATGGGACGCATAGTCATCCTCCACCGTGATCTTTACCCTTAATATGATGCCATACTAAGGGACCATGGGGCATTAATCCAAATTTCTTCGGGCTATTCCCCAGTGAAGGGCAGATTCTATACGCGTTACTCACCCGTGCGCCGGTCGTCAGCGGAGCAAGCTCCCTGTTACCCCTCGACTTGCATGTGTTAGGCCTGCCGCTAGCGTTCATCCTGAGCCAGGATCAAACTCTTCATCGTTGATTCTTAAATTACTTCGATCAACCATCAGGAGTAGAATGCCCGGCCCGTATTTTCGGTTTTCTTTTC
Encoded here:
- a CDS encoding DUF4249 family protein, with translation MRKLLFFILLFAIIGCQDVIDVELPTEDPRLVIDAVIRINDIFQPKTLVSVKARLSSSFFDSVQPAQLQGISISNTDNNTSINLEETEPGSGVYQTEWETEQLIEGNLELTLQHLDQTYRANTKFVPGVPIDSLKQGTSTLFREDETEVLVSFTDNGTRNDFYLFDFAFGEYLVTEDEFYQGQRFEFSFFYDKDLKNQKEVKISLLGVDKIFFNYMNQLIQLSGPVTGPFSTPAITVRGNIINITSPVNLNNAKVNNDNFALGYFAVCQTFSSTITINK
- a CDS encoding DUF6095 family protein; protein product: MRTDKELLVKGVKFIAYTIALMFTAPIVIYQAFKNEGHPMYWPVLIIGLILAIGAISLGFYAIKTIMDALFNKKDTTE
- a CDS encoding 5' nucleotidase, NT5C type, with the translated sequence MMTLFVDMDEVFADTYNAHIELYNAKFNADLDINACLGREVWQSVPEDHQLGVKNHARTEGFFRALKPIEDSQKIIKELSEKYDLYVASAAMEFPNSLREKSDWLDEHFPFIHWKNRILCGHKHILKGDILIDDRSYNLESFNGRKILFSSPHNIHTTGYERVDNWMEVAGLLL
- a CDS encoding transposase is translated as MDIELVRYLLPEGVLDYFEIVGHKSSEGKIHFYLEEKNVLPKEHQSEIAQSKGFLPEVTVEDFPLRGKSVLLHIKRRRWTLMDTGKIIKRDWNLIAKGTRITSEFASFLKGIA
- a CDS encoding transposase, with protein sequence MNGKTLQYHYKNHLSDFKDWPQKKHSQDWLLFGKNLGYYLSLDETSLSNGELYTILTNKGANGKKGCIVAIIKGTKADDVINVLDKIPVERRNMVKEVTVDMAGNMNLIAKKCFPKTEIVTDRFHVQKLASEAVQEERIRLRWEVIEVENKAIEEARKTEKTYRPELLTNGDTHRQLLARSRYLLFKSKTKWTVGQIERAEVLFQLYPSIEKAYKLAQALCFIYENNTNKDVARLKLAHWYNEVENSNFKSFNTIARSIQMHYKPILNYFNNRSTNASAESFNAKIKEFRAMFRGVRDVRFFLFRLTKLYA
- a CDS encoding transposase, translated to MPNLWHSPKILLDPRFHVQKLASEAVQEERIRLRWEVIEVENKAIEEARKTEKTYRPELLTNGDTHRQLLARSRYLLFKSKTKWTVGQIERAEVLFQLYPSIEKAYKLAQALCFIYENNTNKDVARLKLAHWYNEVENSNFKSFNTIARSIQMHYKPILNYFNNRSTNASAESFNAKIKEFRAMFRGVRDVRFFLFRLTKLYA